In the genome of Pseudomonas sp. P5_109, one region contains:
- the recG gene encoding ATP-dependent DNA helicase RecG has translation MSELSQVSVTALKGVGEAMAEKLAKVGLENLQDVLFHLPLRYQDRTRVVPIGALRPGQDAVIEGTVSGADVVMGRRRSLVVRLQDGTGGLSLRFYHFSNAQKEGLKRGTRIRCYGEARPGASGLEIYHPEYRAITGDEPPPVDETLTPVYPLTEGLTQQRLRQLCMQTLTLLGPSSLPDWLPNELARDYQLAPLADAIRYLHNPPADADVDELALGHHWAQHRLAFEELLTHQLSQQRLRESMRSLRAPAMPKATQLPAKYLANLGFNPTGAQQRVGNEIAYDLSQHEPMLRLIQGDVGAGKTVVAALAALQALEAGYQVALMAPTEILAEQHFITFKRWLEPLGIEVAWLAGKLKGKNRVAALEQIASGTPMVVGTHALFQEEVQFKNLALVIIDEQHRFGVQQRLALRQKGVGGRMCPHQLIMTATPIPRTLAMSAYADLDTSILDELPPGRTPVNTVLITDTRRVEVIERVRSACAEGRQAYWVCTLIEESEELTCQAAETTYEDLTAALGELKVGLIHGRMKPAEKAAVMAEFKAGNLQLLVATTVIEVGVDVPNASLMIIENPERLGLAQLHQLRGRVGRGSAVSHCVLLYHPPLSQIGRQRLGIMRETNDGFVIAEKDLELRGPGEMLGTRQTGLLQFKVADLMRDADLLPAVRDAAQALLERWPTHVSPLLDRWLRHGQQYGQV, from the coding sequence ATGAGCGAGTTGTCGCAAGTGTCGGTGACGGCACTCAAGGGTGTCGGTGAAGCCATGGCCGAGAAACTGGCCAAGGTCGGCCTGGAGAACCTCCAGGACGTGTTGTTTCACCTGCCGCTGCGTTACCAGGACCGCACCCGTGTTGTCCCGATTGGCGCATTGCGACCCGGTCAGGATGCGGTCATCGAAGGCACCGTCAGCGGTGCCGATGTGGTCATGGGTCGTCGGCGCAGCCTCGTGGTGCGTTTGCAGGACGGTACCGGCGGGCTCAGCTTGCGCTTCTACCATTTCAGCAACGCGCAGAAAGAAGGCCTCAAGCGCGGCACGCGGATTCGCTGCTACGGCGAGGCACGGCCTGGTGCTTCGGGGCTTGAGATCTACCACCCGGAATACCGCGCAATCACTGGCGACGAACCGCCGCCGGTGGATGAAACCCTGACCCCGGTCTACCCGCTCACCGAAGGCCTGACCCAACAGCGCTTGCGCCAGTTGTGCATGCAGACCCTCACCCTCCTCGGTCCCAGCAGCCTGCCCGATTGGCTGCCGAACGAACTGGCCCGGGACTACCAACTGGCGCCGCTGGCCGATGCGATCCGCTATTTGCACAACCCGCCCGCCGATGCCGACGTCGATGAACTGGCCCTCGGTCACCATTGGGCGCAGCACCGTCTGGCCTTCGAAGAACTGCTGACCCATCAACTGTCACAACAGCGCCTGCGCGAAAGCATGCGCTCTCTGCGCGCGCCAGCGATGCCCAAGGCCACGCAACTGCCAGCCAAGTACCTGGCCAATCTCGGCTTCAACCCGACCGGTGCCCAGCAACGGGTCGGCAATGAAATCGCTTATGACCTCAGCCAGCACGAGCCGATGCTGCGACTGATCCAGGGTGACGTTGGCGCCGGTAAAACCGTGGTCGCCGCGCTCGCTGCACTGCAAGCGTTGGAAGCCGGTTATCAGGTGGCCCTGATGGCGCCCACCGAGATTCTCGCCGAGCAGCACTTCATCACCTTCAAGCGCTGGCTCGAACCACTGGGCATTGAAGTCGCGTGGCTGGCCGGCAAGCTCAAGGGCAAGAACCGCGTCGCCGCTCTGGAGCAAATCGCCAGCGGCACGCCGATGGTCGTCGGCACCCACGCGCTGTTCCAGGAGGAAGTGCAATTCAAGAACCTGGCGCTGGTGATCATCGACGAGCAACACCGTTTCGGCGTGCAGCAGCGCCTGGCTTTGCGGCAGAAGGGTGTCGGCGGGCGCATGTGTCCGCACCAGTTGATCATGACCGCCACGCCGATTCCGCGCACGCTGGCCATGAGCGCCTACGCCGACCTCGACACCTCGATCCTCGACGAACTGCCCCCCGGCCGAACTCCGGTCAACACCGTGCTGATCACCGACACCCGACGGGTTGAAGTCATCGAGCGGGTGCGCAGCGCCTGCGCCGAAGGGCGCCAGGCCTATTGGGTGTGCACGCTGATCGAAGAGTCGGAGGAGCTGACCTGCCAGGCCGCCGAAACCACCTACGAAGACCTCACCGCCGCCCTCGGCGAGTTGAAGGTCGGACTGATCCACGGCCGCATGAAACCTGCGGAAAAAGCCGCGGTGATGGCCGAATTCAAGGCCGGCAACCTGCAACTGCTGGTCGCGACCACGGTGATCGAAGTCGGCGTGGACGTGCCCAACGCCAGCCTGATGATCATCGAGAACCCCGAACGCCTGGGTCTGGCGCAACTGCACCAGTTGCGCGGCCGCGTCGGCCGGGGCAGCGCCGTCAGCCATTGCGTGCTGCTCTACCATCCGCCGCTGTCGCAGATCGGCCGCCAGCGCCTGGGCATCATGCGTGAAACCAACGATGGTTTCGTCATCGCCGAAAAAGACCTGGAATTGCGCGGTCCCGGCGAAATGCTTGGTACCCGGCAAACCGGTCTGCTTCAGTTCAAGGTCGCCGACCTGATGCGCGATGCCGATCTGCTGCCCGCCGTACGGGATGCCGCCCAGGCATTGCTCGAGCGCTGGCCGACTCATGTCAGCCCGCTACTCGACCGCTGGCTGCGTCATGGCCAACAATACGGTCAAGTGTGA
- a CDS encoding aminoacyl-tRNA deacylase and HDOD domain-containing protein, translating into MTEVAFAPDTPHAPSVIRLMLGKLGIAYEEVLDHHGLNAARKVQAVLLDDSVGALMVLFPQSQLLDLNRLTELTGRRLTAVPTERLTKMLGKHNLSLLPGLPALTSSPCLYDESLLREPKLLINSGEPGVLLEISSEDFKTTMLTKASAANFGENLSSIRPNLDRPDDDRQEITQAVQAFTARRIQQRLEATIEIPPLAETAQKIIKLRVDPNATIDDITGVVETDPALAAQVVSWAASPYYASPGKIRSVEDAIVRVLGFDLVINLALGLALGKTLSLPKDHPQHSTPYWQQSIYTAAVIEGLTRAMPRAQRPEAGLTYLAGLLHNFGYLLLAHVFPPHFSLICRHLEVNPHLCHSFVEQHLLGISREQIGSWLMRYWDMPEELATALRFQHDPHYDGDFAEYPNLVCLSVRLLRSRGIGSGPDEDIPDVLLERLGLSREKANDVVSKVLEAEVLLRELASQFTQG; encoded by the coding sequence ATGACCGAAGTTGCCTTCGCACCCGACACCCCGCACGCTCCGTCGGTTATTCGGCTGATGCTGGGCAAGTTGGGCATCGCCTACGAAGAAGTGCTGGACCATCACGGCCTCAATGCCGCGCGCAAAGTGCAGGCCGTTCTACTCGATGACAGCGTAGGCGCACTGATGGTGCTGTTCCCGCAGAGCCAATTGCTGGACCTCAATCGTCTCACTGAACTCACCGGTCGCCGCCTCACCGCCGTACCGACCGAACGCCTGACGAAAATGCTCGGCAAGCACAATCTCAGCTTGCTGCCAGGCCTGCCCGCGCTGACCAGTTCACCGTGCCTGTACGACGAAAGCCTGCTGCGCGAGCCGAAGTTGCTGATCAACTCCGGTGAGCCGGGCGTGCTGCTGGAAATCTCCAGCGAAGACTTCAAGACGACCATGCTGACCAAGGCCAGTGCCGCCAATTTTGGCGAAAACCTGAGCAGCATTCGCCCGAACCTTGATCGCCCCGATGATGACCGCCAGGAAATCACCCAGGCCGTTCAAGCATTCACCGCACGACGCATCCAGCAACGACTGGAAGCGACCATCGAAATTCCGCCGCTGGCTGAAACCGCACAGAAAATCATCAAGCTGCGTGTCGACCCCAACGCCACCATCGACGACATCACCGGCGTGGTCGAAACCGACCCGGCGCTGGCTGCACAAGTGGTGAGCTGGGCGGCATCTCCGTACTACGCCTCGCCGGGCAAGATCCGCTCAGTGGAAGACGCCATCGTCCGCGTGCTGGGCTTCGACCTGGTGATCAACCTGGCGCTGGGCCTGGCCCTGGGTAAAACCCTGAGCCTGCCCAAGGACCACCCGCAACACTCCACGCCGTACTGGCAGCAATCGATCTATACCGCAGCTGTCATCGAAGGCCTGACCCGCGCCATGCCTCGCGCCCAGCGACCGGAAGCCGGCCTGACCTATCTGGCCGGCCTGCTGCACAACTTCGGCTACCTGCTGCTGGCCCACGTGTTCCCGCCGCACTTCTCGCTGATCTGCCGCCACTTGGAGGTCAACCCGCACCTGTGCCACAGCTTTGTGGAACAACACCTGCTGGGCATCAGCCGGGAACAGATCGGCTCGTGGCTGATGCGTTACTGGGACATGCCCGAAGAACTGGCCACCGCCCTGCGCTTCCAGCACGATCCACACTACGACGGCGACTTCGCTGAGTACCCGAACCTGGTGTGCCTGTCGGTACGCCTGCTGCGCAGCCGCGGCATCGGCTCCGGCCCGGACGAAGACATCCCGGACGTACTGTTGGAACGCCTCGGCCTGAGCCGTGAAAAAGCCAACGACGTGGTCAGCAAGGTTCTGGAAGCCGAAGTGCTGCTGCGCGAACTGGCCTCGCAATTCACTCAAGGCTGA
- a CDS encoding helicase: MKFRFLLWMLGLLMGKASRTNPAFQQQLGDKDLVFQLQTLDGKVARHFGVKDQRITSHSGVHAEPAFAIAFKDAAYGFATMQAKNKQLAFMTGIQDKSIQIKGNPALVIWFQGLTKYLKPKKA, translated from the coding sequence ATGAAATTTCGTTTTCTGCTGTGGATGCTGGGTTTGTTGATGGGTAAGGCCAGCCGGACCAATCCGGCGTTTCAGCAGCAGTTGGGCGACAAGGACCTGGTGTTTCAGCTGCAAACCCTGGACGGGAAGGTGGCTCGGCATTTCGGCGTGAAGGACCAGCGCATCACCAGTCACTCGGGTGTGCATGCCGAGCCTGCGTTTGCGATTGCCTTCAAAGACGCGGCTTATGGCTTTGCCACGATGCAGGCGAAGAACAAGCAATTGGCATTCATGACGGGGATTCAGGATAAGTCGATCCAGATCAAGGGCAACCCGGCGCTGGTGATCTGGTTCCAGGGGCTGACCAAGTATTTGAAGCCGAAGAAGGCGTAG
- a CDS encoding leucine-rich repeat domain-containing protein: MFYKRVSLNIGKVTEMISNAATAKALIPLTIPAPIKTLFDDISFARVAAVHISAATGTPVTIEDTVTQDMLDKVTVLRVMSGDPIKITSLRGIGHLRNLQDVMIEKQFVTRLPEDFGTLAKLTSAYFVNSALKSIPDWVGNLTSLINLNLSSQSPLGIMRGGIPESIGNLTKLERFDVGNNNNLCGKLPDSFARLTSLKDLLVQSNGFEDLTVLNAMPSTTTLNVRNQALGTFELGNVAQNSLLPIRLPEIFVQAQTPGDVLYQQGGVDIVGSPGAYLDENRRYVHLPTNTLGASEVMLAIHGRLTNVSYRYMVTA; the protein is encoded by the coding sequence ATGTTTTATAAAAGAGTCTCTTTAAACATTGGCAAGGTGACCGAAATGATCTCGAACGCTGCAACTGCAAAGGCTTTGATCCCTCTGACAATCCCGGCGCCAATCAAAACTCTCTTTGACGACATTTCATTTGCGCGTGTGGCGGCCGTGCATATTTCAGCGGCCACGGGCACGCCGGTGACGATCGAGGACACGGTAACGCAGGACATGTTGGATAAAGTGACGGTGTTGCGAGTGATGAGCGGGGACCCGATAAAAATCACCAGCCTGCGAGGTATTGGGCATCTGCGCAACTTGCAGGACGTGATGATAGAAAAACAATTTGTCACTCGTCTGCCTGAAGACTTCGGGACATTGGCAAAGTTGACGTCAGCGTACTTCGTCAACAGCGCACTCAAATCAATTCCAGACTGGGTCGGAAATCTCACAAGCCTGATCAACCTGAACCTGAGTTCTCAATCGCCGCTGGGCATTATGAGAGGTGGTATTCCAGAGTCGATCGGTAACCTGACAAAACTGGAACGCTTCGACGTGGGCAATAACAATAACCTGTGCGGCAAACTGCCGGATTCCTTTGCCAGGTTGACCTCCCTCAAAGACCTGTTGGTTCAGAGCAACGGGTTTGAAGACCTGACCGTCTTGAATGCCATGCCTTCGACCACCACCCTCAATGTCCGCAATCAAGCCTTGGGCACTTTTGAGTTGGGCAATGTGGCGCAAAACAGTTTGCTGCCCATCAGGCTGCCGGAAATATTTGTGCAGGCCCAGACGCCGGGTGACGTCCTGTATCAGCAGGGCGGTGTCGATATCGTGGGTAGTCCAGGTGCGTATCTGGATGAAAACCGGCGCTATGTGCATTTGCCGACCAACACTCTTGGCGCGTCCGAGGTGATGCTGGCTATTCATGGGCGGCTGACCAATGTGAGTTATCGCTACATGGTGACCGCGTAA
- a CDS encoding DUF6124 family protein: MFKPTPNPPDNEATSPCESPNSKVTNEAVECTFNHHTPQAKQKQPKRNGQLFSVCPHINTEALLANASEDLLSISVIAADLADDVDGSCRSVALAISRMADGAHLLVEQALDHLDEPEMAAILTQQKSRII, translated from the coding sequence ATGTTCAAACCAACACCCAACCCCCCTGACAACGAAGCCACATCCCCCTGCGAATCTCCCAATTCCAAAGTGACCAATGAAGCGGTCGAATGCACCTTCAACCACCACACCCCCCAAGCCAAACAGAAACAACCGAAACGCAACGGCCAACTCTTCAGCGTCTGTCCTCACATCAACACTGAAGCACTTCTGGCCAACGCCTCAGAAGATCTGCTCTCCATCAGCGTCATCGCCGCTGACCTGGCCGATGATGTAGACGGCTCATGCCGTTCGGTTGCCCTGGCGATCAGTCGCATGGCTGACGGCGCGCATTTACTGGTAGAGCAAGCACTGGATCATCTGGACGAACCGGAAATGGCGGCGATTCTCACCCAGCAAAAAAGCAGAATCATCTGA
- a CDS encoding DUF6861 domain-containing protein codes for MLLWRFVPTWHDIENRITHEMGYQGGASFRTHFNEPAPSLSLNIRRIKSVRTAFIHAEWEAGRLLRQRFSDIDISSILNELIDVVTQMAMIVAGSVLTGGAIGAGVGAFLGGAGAIPMGAAGAAMGLQVSTWILGILGLTSVAEFFVEGLPRIGEYYLTGINIAWKGPRGEEGLNPFSQDDPFAEGRAAHHIALGHVEVVVLLLGAIVAYITRGRGNANVLAQEMRASPKGARLGEWMLKHEDALKKRPDLQTAGPRRGALSPQEPAPPAHRPSGKDKDAPRDKPNAMPLHKVECFKADKMPASKIGEFERQLKGQEDGLNRLTVDEYLENIANPVKRSRAAAKQARNTLQTNLQRRFNEEFLQTMGAKAAKAESIKKVKETMSNLAGLHNPDLSAGGKDIIADFGDRQVNSSIGPQWRPKVASLKNAAEAVPTPLRGQTYLNVNLHKC; via the coding sequence ATGCTTTTATGGCGCTTCGTGCCCACGTGGCACGACATTGAAAACCGTATAACCCATGAAATGGGTTACCAAGGAGGAGCCAGCTTTCGCACGCATTTCAACGAGCCCGCCCCCTCCCTCTCTCTCAACATCCGCCGAATCAAAAGCGTCAGGACTGCGTTCATCCACGCCGAGTGGGAAGCAGGTCGCTTGTTGAGGCAACGCTTCTCTGACATCGACATCTCCAGCATCCTCAACGAGCTGATCGATGTCGTTACACAAATGGCAATGATCGTCGCCGGCAGTGTGCTGACCGGAGGAGCAATTGGTGCGGGAGTAGGCGCATTCCTCGGAGGGGCAGGTGCCATTCCCATGGGTGCCGCTGGCGCCGCAATGGGATTGCAAGTCAGCACCTGGATATTAGGGATACTTGGTCTGACGTCCGTCGCTGAGTTTTTCGTCGAGGGTTTGCCGCGCATTGGCGAGTATTACCTGACGGGCATCAACATCGCGTGGAAAGGCCCACGTGGCGAGGAAGGGTTGAACCCGTTCAGCCAGGACGATCCTTTTGCCGAAGGCAGGGCTGCCCATCACATCGCCCTGGGTCATGTGGAAGTTGTCGTCCTGCTGCTGGGCGCCATCGTTGCTTACATCACCCGCGGTCGAGGCAATGCAAACGTCCTTGCCCAGGAAATGCGAGCAAGCCCCAAAGGGGCACGGCTGGGCGAATGGATGCTCAAACATGAAGATGCACTGAAAAAACGACCAGACCTGCAAACCGCAGGGCCGCGCAGAGGTGCACTCAGCCCGCAGGAGCCTGCGCCGCCAGCACATCGTCCATCTGGAAAAGACAAAGATGCGCCTCGTGACAAACCGAACGCCATGCCGCTTCATAAAGTCGAATGTTTTAAAGCGGACAAGATGCCGGCGTCTAAAATCGGAGAGTTCGAGCGGCAGTTGAAGGGGCAAGAGGACGGGCTGAATCGGCTGACGGTGGATGAGTATCTGGAGAATATTGCCAATCCGGTGAAGCGTAGCCGAGCGGCTGCCAAGCAGGCTCGCAACACTTTACAAACCAACCTGCAAAGACGGTTCAACGAAGAATTTTTGCAAACGATGGGTGCCAAAGCGGCGAAAGCAGAGAGTATAAAAAAAGTCAAGGAAACAATGTCAAACCTTGCGGGGCTGCATAATCCTGATTTGAGTGCCGGCGGCAAAGATATCATTGCGGACTTCGGTGATCGACAAGTCAACTCCAGTATTGGCCCTCAGTGGAGACCAAAAGTTGCAAGTTTAAAAAATGCTGCGGAAGCAGTACCAACGCCTTTACGTGGGCAAACATATCTCAATGTCAATCTTCATAAATGTTAA
- a CDS encoding GAD-like domain-containing protein: protein MDETFSVFLETLGRPIDRQEVPVSSIERYRGKLPNQLLEYWAEHGWCGYGNGIFWIVNPQEYEGVVASWLEGTKFEAIDTYHLIARSAFGDLYLWGEKTGASLDITSHLSRYATHTSIYTGEQMGKGLQAFLLSIEVDSNDYGDLFKPAKKKLGTLRHDEMYGFVPALMFGGPDTLDHLEKVKAVEHLILLSQITELQPYSFSDL from the coding sequence ATGGATGAGACATTTTCCGTTTTTTTGGAGACGCTTGGCAGGCCCATTGATCGTCAAGAAGTACCGGTTTCAAGTATCGAACGCTACAGGGGCAAGCTGCCCAATCAATTGCTGGAGTACTGGGCCGAGCACGGCTGGTGTGGTTACGGCAATGGGATTTTTTGGATAGTGAATCCTCAGGAATACGAAGGGGTCGTAGCGTCCTGGCTTGAGGGGACGAAGTTTGAAGCCATTGATACCTACCACCTGATTGCTCGCAGCGCCTTTGGCGATTTGTACCTCTGGGGTGAAAAAACGGGAGCCTCCCTCGATATAACAAGCCACCTTTCTCGTTACGCCACACACACGTCTATATACACAGGAGAGCAAATGGGTAAGGGGCTTCAGGCCTTCCTGTTGTCGATCGAAGTGGACTCCAACGATTATGGCGATCTGTTCAAACCCGCGAAGAAAAAGCTCGGCACCCTGCGTCACGACGAAATGTACGGTTTTGTTCCAGCGCTGATGTTCGGCGGCCCGGATACTCTCGATCATCTGGAGAAGGTGAAGGCGGTGGAGCATCTGATCCTGCTGTCTCAGATCACCGAGCTTCAGCCCTATAGTTTCTCAGACCTTTAA
- a CDS encoding GAD-like domain-containing protein: MDKIFARFLEKFGGPVDRQEVPASSIERYRGKLPNQLLEYWAEHGWCGYGDGIFWIVNPQEYDGVVASWLVGTKYEERDAYHLIARSAFGDLYLWGEKTGASLKITSVLSRCVFSNFEITSEEMDRELQGFLLSRNVDSNDYGDLFKPAKKKLGTLRHDEMYGFVPALMFGGPDTLDHLEKVKAVEHLLLLSQITELKPYSFSDL; the protein is encoded by the coding sequence GTGGACAAAATATTTGCCCGGTTTTTAGAGAAATTTGGCGGACCTGTTGATCGACAGGAAGTCCCAGCGTCAAGTATCGAGCGCTATAGAGGCAAGCTACCCAATCAGTTATTGGAATACTGGGCCGAACACGGCTGGTGCGGTTACGGTGACGGCATTTTTTGGATAGTGAACCCCCAGGAATACGATGGGGTAGTTGCGTCTTGGCTTGTAGGCACGAAATATGAAGAGCGTGATGCTTACCACTTGATTGCTCGTAGCGCATTTGGCGACTTGTACCTCTGGGGTGAAAAAACGGGAGCCTCTCTTAAAATAACTAGCGTGCTTTCTCGATGTGTTTTTAGTAATTTCGAAATTACGAGTGAAGAGATGGACAGAGAACTACAAGGTTTTCTGCTTTCCAGGAATGTCGACTCCAACGACTATGGCGACCTGTTCAAACCCGCAAAGAAAAAGCTTGGCACCCTACGCCACGACGAAATGTACGGCTTTGTTCCAGCGCTGATGTTCGGCGGCCCGGACACCCTCGATCATCTAGAGAAGGTGAAGGCGGTGGAGCATCTGCTCCTGCTGTCTCAAATTACCGAACTTAAGCCCTACAGTTTTTCAGACCTTTAA
- a CDS encoding HU family DNA-binding protein, with product MRKPDLAAAIAEKADLTKEQANRVLNAVLEEITGALHRKDSVTLVGFGTFLQRHRGARTGKNPQTGEPVKIKASNTVAFKPGKSLKDSVNP from the coding sequence ATGCGTAAACCAGACCTCGCTGCAGCCATTGCTGAAAAAGCAGACCTCACCAAAGAACAAGCCAACCGCGTTCTCAACGCCGTACTTGAAGAAATCACCGGTGCCCTGCACCGCAAAGACAGCGTGACGCTGGTAGGCTTCGGCACCTTCCTGCAACGCCATCGCGGTGCCCGCACCGGCAAAAACCCGCAAACCGGCGAGCCCGTCAAAATCAAGGCCAGCAACACCGTTGCGTTCAAGCCAGGCAAATCGTTGAAAGACAGCGTTAATCCGTAA
- a CDS encoding NAD(P)/FAD-dependent oxidoreductase, protein MNAPVVIVGTGLAGYNVAREFRKLDSETPLLLITADDGRSYSKPMLSTGFGKNKDADGLSMAEPGAMAEQLKAEIRTHTRISGIDPGHKRLWIGEEAVAYRDLILAWGAETVRVPIEGDAADCVFPINDLEDYARFRAAAAGKRRVLLLGAGLIGCEFANDLTLGGYEVQLVAPCEQVMPTLLHPAAAAAVQAGLESLGARFHLGPVLNRLQRVADGLEAHLSDGQVIPCDVVVSAIGLRPRVDLAAAAGLQINRGIVVDRHLKTSHANIYALGDCAEVDGLNLLYVMPLMSCARALAQTLAGNPTAVTYGPMPITVKTPVCPLVVSPPPRGAEGIWTVEGQGADIKVLCRDAAGKLLGYALTGAAVMEKLALNKELPALLA, encoded by the coding sequence ATGAACGCACCTGTGGTCATCGTGGGGACCGGGCTGGCCGGCTACAACGTCGCCCGTGAGTTTCGCAAGCTGGACAGCGAAACCCCGCTGCTGCTGATTACCGCCGATGACGGGCGCTCCTACTCCAAGCCGATGCTCTCCACCGGTTTCGGTAAAAACAAGGATGCCGACGGCCTGAGCATGGCCGAACCCGGCGCCATGGCCGAACAACTCAAGGCGGAAATACGCACCCACACGCGCATCAGCGGCATCGATCCGGGTCACAAACGCCTGTGGATCGGCGAAGAAGCGGTGGCCTATCGCGACCTGATCCTGGCCTGGGGCGCCGAAACCGTGCGCGTGCCCATTGAAGGTGACGCGGCAGACTGCGTCTTCCCGATCAACGACTTGGAAGACTACGCACGCTTTCGCGCAGCCGCCGCCGGCAAGCGTCGCGTGTTGTTGCTCGGCGCCGGCCTGATCGGCTGCGAGTTCGCCAACGACCTGACCCTGGGCGGCTACGAAGTGCAACTGGTTGCACCGTGCGAACAAGTCATGCCGACCCTGTTGCACCCGGCGGCAGCGGCGGCGGTGCAGGCTGGCCTGGAAAGCCTTGGTGCGCGCTTCCACCTCGGGCCGGTGCTCAATCGCCTGCAGCGCGTGGCGGACGGCCTCGAAGCGCACCTATCCGATGGCCAGGTGATCCCTTGCGACGTGGTGGTCTCGGCCATTGGCCTGCGTCCACGCGTTGACCTCGCGGCTGCGGCCGGTCTGCAGATCAACCGCGGCATCGTGGTCGACCGGCACCTGAAAACCTCCCACGCCAACATCTACGCCCTTGGCGACTGTGCCGAGGTCGACGGGCTGAATCTGTTGTATGTCATGCCCCTGATGAGCTGTGCGCGAGCGCTGGCGCAAACCCTGGCTGGCAACCCGACCGCCGTCACCTATGGCCCGATGCCGATCACCGTCAAAACCCCGGTCTGCCCGTTGGTGGTGTCCCCGCCGCCACGAGGCGCAGAGGGCATCTGGACCGTCGAAGGGCAGGGCGCCGACATCAAGGTTCTATGCCGTGATGCCGCGGGCAAGCTGCTCGGTTACGCACTCACGGGTGCCGCCGTAATGGAAAAACTGGCCCTGAACAAAGAGCTTCCGGCCCTGCTGGCATAA
- a CDS encoding rubredoxin produces MKKWQCIVCGLIYNEADGWPDDGIAPGTRWEDVPADWLCPDCGVGKMDFEMIEIN; encoded by the coding sequence ATGAAAAAGTGGCAATGTATCGTCTGCGGCCTGATCTACAACGAAGCCGACGGTTGGCCGGATGACGGCATTGCGCCGGGAACTCGCTGGGAAGATGTCCCGGCAGACTGGCTGTGCCCGGACTGTGGTGTGGGCAAAATGGATTTCGAAATGATCGAAATCAACTAA
- a CDS encoding chorismate--pyruvate lyase family protein codes for MPPLWLPQSQLTPLPDTSILDWLFDNGSLTRRLIHLTNDAFSVTPLFEGWQPLRADECAALDLAEGSEGWVREVYLRGHGEALVFARSVAARSALQGDGLHMDELGSRSLGELLFCDQAFQRRAIEVCHYPQAWLPGEVQAPELWGRRSRFDRGALSVLVAEIFLPTLWNAVRAQSENR; via the coding sequence ATGCCCCCGCTCTGGCTCCCTCAAAGCCAGCTGACGCCCCTCCCCGACACGTCTATCCTCGACTGGCTGTTCGATAATGGCTCGCTGACCAGGCGCCTTATTCACCTGACGAATGATGCCTTCAGCGTCACGCCGTTGTTCGAAGGCTGGCAGCCGTTGCGCGCCGACGAATGTGCAGCGCTGGACCTGGCCGAAGGCAGCGAGGGCTGGGTCCGCGAGGTATATTTGCGCGGTCATGGTGAAGCCTTGGTGTTTGCCCGCAGCGTTGCGGCACGCAGTGCATTGCAGGGTGATGGCTTGCACATGGACGAATTGGGTAGCCGCTCGTTGGGAGAACTGCTGTTTTGCGATCAGGCCTTTCAGCGCCGGGCCATCGAGGTGTGTCATTACCCTCAAGCGTGGCTGCCGGGCGAGGTGCAGGCGCCGGAGTTATGGGGTCGCCGTTCACGCTTTGACCGTGGCGCACTGAGCGTGCTGGTGGCCGAAATTTTCCTGCCGACCCTGTGGAACGCTGTCCGCGCCCAATCGGAGAACCGTTGA